One genomic segment of Helicobacter enhydrae includes these proteins:
- a CDS encoding DUF507 family protein, translating to MRIKLQHAPYVANKVALDIFNSQVIEQKSPIEQIQKVVFGVLEKNIKEEMSIDEKARVLLDQNLEEIEFMRADERQLFWLIKKQIAEEANFPINWDDRYSKLSHEILQQLIHQKLITFSLSDNVIKNLIFKAIDSYAKIYEEAENIVFEKLKNYKRKLVAGSDEYELVFNKLYEEELRKKGYL from the coding sequence ATGAGAATCAAATTACAGCACGCACCCTATGTCGCAAACAAAGTAGCACTTGACATTTTCAACTCCCAAGTGATAGAACAAAAATCTCCCATTGAGCAGATTCAAAAAGTCGTTTTTGGGGTGTTGGAAAAAAACATCAAAGAAGAAATGAGTATCGATGAAAAAGCCCGTGTCTTGCTAGACCAAAACCTAGAAGAAATCGAGTTTATGCGCGCAGATGAACGCCAACTTTTTTGGCTCATCAAAAAACAAATCGCCGAGGAAGCCAACTTCCCGATCAATTGGGATGACAGATACAGCAAACTTTCACACGAAATCCTCCAGCAACTCATCCACCAAAAGCTCATCACTTTTTCTCTATCAGACAATGTCATCAAAAACCTCATTTTCAAAGCCATTGATTCTTATGCCAAAATTTACGAAGAAGCTGAAAACATCGTATTTGAAAAGCTCAAAAACTACAAACGCAAACTTGTCGCAGGGAGCGATGAATACGAACTTGTTTTCAACAAACTCTACGAAGAAGAATTACGCAAAAAAGGCTATCTATAA
- a CDS encoding autotransporter outer membrane beta-barrel domain-containing protein, protein MNPKNKKSNPSFKPLIATSLALALSMSVTSAGTCPNNQDAICYGTSGTTLKQFDQIIFGDASDFKKLQKQGTPNVDINNLTFKFTNDSSTTPPTLTPEASKQNDFTLSLGGNNAVFQLTNVGAKGLQMNNGSGVITIDFGQDVDGSGNPVQTNFTRNAILNFTGKSTDTALKGNIKVIASASPTDKLTATFGGNMEGNITIGGQKKNSNGTFSDFANIHTEFTFSNGATLKGNIEVGGAQGGQDFIFEGNGGIELNPKDGKIKKSGDGIIIDGIKTQGANIIGGGGSPSNVKVETNITFKGATNTITTTGSVEGKIVAEGDGTNGNNAYNRILFDGEGQIGKVSQKISIKSGNLRSNNAAAKRFESQNLLLFKKEATLNLENLETKAIGKSDSRNVLSLEGEAKHNLTITNITAQANVDSGNNSTAVNLIGKGFLTFIESDSQNKNKPQEKYAKDLIENTTAIANPTNANIAEGTLNVGTIEAIGDGINKIFIRTLKATTIQSGKTTAGGINLINTYDAEITTIDTKAGGKNFIAQNITESQLKDTEFTSTTFLTDKYAMQGTLKITEGISSTNGGINNISFKAKHDIQNPIISKTTGEAISGSANIYLNLEGVKIIPTSQNLEKNIIKGNIKTGANQTINLKIKGAKDGKIGGKFVANGAKATNNFELQAGDLTITDNVEATGQGTNDFTLIESTLALKGYFKSPTNTERNELTLHNSKLIIENAGVSDTNTINELTLNDSEVIIGTEKTKGTKNAIKRLNNGNGKNSIDFRSGRVEDLASETQFNLLTIGDKNDASIAKGLLADGLTFKVFVDPEAPNATLGGDDSAKRGNTKAYSDRIVVETGAKLALHKMTHYVEATAKKENWNLIKYRQGKGTEEAGNIAVAIVKNGVNATFVGGSEVIGFETIQTTLTEGIPTDVNGKIVGASTKDYKTYFVSSLNYGGITQTSQDITASAMGSTYALYLANFNSLNKRMGELRDTTNAQGVWARVFNGSQSLNFGIQSQTIYTTIQAGYDYAVGFEGANNYIGFALSYANSTTKAKNVSEINGTNRGITSMTSNAIEFALYNAYVQNGASSLNGWSNGLYSDSILKFSYITSDAKLVGATASAMSNTAFTLSEEVGYRFLLGDQQWFITPQAEVAFGYLSRGNLNQKNGIYTLNSTQENIITLSNRIGSDVGYTFDIPKEKGFQAKLYLGTYFVYDYLIGGEINSRTGIGTQSVLTPFTSSAKGVINVGTNLEVKDNTRIYFDFERSFGGKVVTDYQINLGVRYGFGEKGRGVKKGLDSDQTKE, encoded by the coding sequence ATGAATCCAAAAAACAAAAAATCCAACCCCTCTTTCAAACCTCTCATTGCCACTTCTTTGGCTCTAGCCCTGAGTATGAGCGTGACGAGTGCAGGGACTTGCCCCAACAACCAAGATGCAATCTGCTATGGGACTAGCGGAACAACATTAAAGCAATTTGATCAAATCATTTTTGGAGATGCAAGTGACTTTAAAAAACTTCAAAAACAAGGTACACCCAATGTTGATATTAACAATCTAACTTTCAAATTTACAAACGATAGCTCAACAACACCACCAACACTAACACCAGAAGCATCAAAACAAAATGATTTTACCCTCTCTTTAGGTGGCAATAATGCAGTCTTTCAACTCACCAATGTAGGTGCAAAAGGGCTTCAAATGAATAATGGAAGTGGTGTGATTACAATTGATTTTGGGCAAGATGTTGATGGTAGTGGTAACCCTGTGCAGACTAATTTTACGCGTAACGCCATACTTAATTTCACAGGCAAAAGCACCGATACAGCCCTCAAAGGTAATATCAAAGTCATTGCCAGTGCCTCTCCTACAGACAAACTCACAGCCACTTTTGGAGGCAATATGGAGGGAAATATTACTATCGGGGGACAAAAAAAGAATTCTAATGGCACATTTTCAGATTTCGCCAACATTCATACAGAATTCACATTCTCTAATGGAGCAACACTCAAAGGAAATATAGAAGTGGGAGGAGCACAAGGAGGACAAGATTTTATTTTTGAAGGAAATGGAGGAATTGAACTTAACCCAAAAGATGGAAAAATCAAAAAAAGTGGCGATGGCATTATTATTGATGGAATTAAAACTCAAGGTGCAAACATCATTGGAGGAGGAGGTTCTCCTAGCAATGTCAAAGTAGAAACCAATATCACTTTCAAAGGCGCTACAAATACAATCACAACAACTGGAAGCGTGGAGGGAAAAATTGTAGCCGAAGGTGATGGCACTAATGGAAACAATGCTTATAATAGAATCCTTTTTGATGGCGAGGGACAAATCGGAAAAGTAAGTCAAAAAATCAGTATCAAAAGTGGAAATTTAAGATCTAATAATGCAGCAGCTAAGCGATTTGAATCTCAAAATCTCCTCCTATTCAAAAAGGAAGCAACACTCAATCTTGAAAATTTAGAAACAAAGGCTATAGGAAAATCTGATAGTCGCAATGTTTTGAGTCTAGAGGGAGAGGCAAAGCACAATCTCACTATCACAAACATTACTGCACAAGCAAATGTGGATAGTGGCAATAATTCAACAGCAGTCAATCTCATCGGCAAGGGATTTTTAACATTTATAGAATCTGATTCTCAAAACAAAAATAAGCCTCAAGAAAAATACGCCAAAGATTTGATAGAAAACACTACAGCCATAGCCAACCCCACCAATGCCAATATTGCAGAAGGAACACTCAATGTTGGCACAATAGAAGCCATAGGGGATGGAATCAATAAAATTTTTATCCGAACTCTAAAAGCTACAACGATACAAAGTGGCAAAACCACAGCTGGAGGAATCAACCTTATTAACACCTATGATGCTGAAATTACCACAATAGACACAAAAGCTGGTGGCAAAAACTTCATCGCCCAAAACATTACAGAGAGCCAATTAAAAGATACAGAATTCACATCTACCACTTTTCTCACCGACAAATACGCAATGCAAGGAACACTAAAAATCACAGAAGGGATTTCTAGCACAAATGGAGGAATCAATAATATCTCTTTCAAAGCCAAACACGACATTCAAAATCCCATTATTAGCAAAACTACCGGTGAGGCAATCAGCGGAAGTGCCAATATTTATTTGAATCTGGAAGGAGTAAAAATAATTCCAACCAGTCAGAATCTAGAAAAAAACATCATCAAAGGTAATATCAAAACAGGTGCTAATCAAACCATCAATCTCAAAATCAAAGGAGCAAAAGATGGAAAGATTGGAGGTAAATTTGTCGCAAATGGAGCAAAAGCTACCAATAATTTTGAGCTTCAAGCAGGAGATTTGACAATCACAGACAATGTAGAGGCAACAGGTCAAGGAACAAATGATTTTACTCTCATAGAAAGCACCCTCGCACTAAAAGGCTATTTCAAAAGCCCAACAAATACCGAAAGAAACGAATTAACCTTGCATAATTCAAAACTCATAATTGAAAATGCAGGTGTGAGTGATACAAACACGATCAATGAGCTAACCCTAAATGATTCGGAAGTCATCATCGGAACTGAAAAAACCAAAGGCACCAAAAACGCAATCAAAAGGCTCAATAATGGCAATGGCAAAAATAGCATTGATTTTAGAAGTGGCAGAGTGGAGGATCTAGCATCAGAAACGCAATTCAACCTTCTCACAATAGGAGACAAAAACGACGCTAGCATTGCCAAAGGGCTTCTAGCAGATGGATTGACTTTCAAAGTCTTTGTAGATCCTGAAGCACCAAATGCAACACTTGGGGGAGATGATTCAGCAAAGAGAGGCAACACCAAAGCCTATTCCGATCGCATTGTCGTAGAAACTGGTGCAAAACTCGCATTGCACAAAATGACACATTATGTAGAAGCCACAGCAAAAAAAGAAAACTGGAATCTGATCAAATACAGACAAGGCAAAGGCACAGAGGAAGCAGGCAACATCGCAGTGGCAATAGTCAAAAATGGTGTCAATGCTACATTTGTAGGTGGATCTGAAGTCATAGGATTTGAAACGATACAAACCACGCTCACAGAGGGAATCCCAACAGATGTGAATGGCAAGATTGTAGGAGCCTCAACCAAAGACTACAAAACTTATTTTGTTTCTTCTTTGAATTATGGTGGCATCACCCAAACAAGTCAAGACATCACAGCTTCTGCTATGGGTTCTACTTATGCTCTTTATCTTGCTAATTTCAATTCTTTGAATAAAAGAATGGGAGAGCTAAGAGATACTACAAATGCTCAAGGAGTATGGGCTAGAGTGTTTAATGGTTCTCAAAGCTTAAACTTTGGTATCCAATCTCAAACAATCTATACAACCATTCAAGCAGGTTATGATTATGCTGTAGGCTTTGAGGGAGCTAATAACTACATAGGGTTTGCTCTCTCTTATGCCAACTCTACTACAAAAGCAAAGAATGTGAGTGAAATCAATGGAACTAATAGAGGGATCACTTCTATGACTTCCAATGCCATAGAGTTTGCTCTCTATAATGCCTATGTGCAAAATGGTGCTTCTTCTCTCAATGGGTGGAGTAATGGTTTGTATAGTGATAGCATTCTCAAATTTAGCTATATCACAAGTGATGCTAAGCTAGTAGGAGCGACAGCAAGTGCTATGAGTAACACTGCTTTCACTCTAAGTGAGGAAGTGGGTTATCGTTTCTTGCTAGGAGATCAGCAATGGTTTATCACTCCTCAAGCAGAAGTGGCATTTGGATACCTCAGTCGTGGTAACCTCAATCAAAAGAATGGGATCTATACACTCAATAGCACTCAAGAAAACATCATCACTCTAAGCAATAGGATAGGTTCTGATGTTGGATATACATTTGATATTCCAAAAGAAAAAGGATTCCAAGCAAAGCTTTATCTAGGGACTTACTTTGTTTATGATTATCTTATCGGTGGAGAGATTAATTCTAGAACAGGTATAGGAACTCAAAGTGTTCTTACTCCTTTCACTTCTTCTGCAAAAGGAGTGATCAATGTAGGGACAAATCTTGAAGTCAAAGACAACACTAGAATCTACTTTGATTTTGAGAGAAGTTTTGGAGGCAAAGTAGTGACAGACTATCAGATCAATCTAGGAGTGAGATATGGGTTTGGGGAGAAAGGGAGAGGGGTGAAAAAAGGGCTTGATAGCGACCAAACAAAGGAGTGA
- a CDS encoding DEAD/DEAH box helicase has translation MNTKKNVKKSGFEAFALKPLVLRGIKEMGFTTPSPIQEQAIPLALEGEDVIAQAQTGTGKTAAFAIPILNQIQKSGEIEALVITPTRELAMQVSDEIFKLGKFLRVKTMCVYGGQSIGRQCELLKNKPQVLVATPGRLLDHLKNERIPNFTPKIVVLDEGDEMLDMGFLDDVEEIFSYLASNRQTLLFSATMPAQIKNLAQRILYQPQHVKITPVNITNTNITQKCYVVNEGHRDEAIVRLIDSLNPPKSIVFTATKREADTLAEHLKKCKHRVSALHGDMEQRQRMTTIRAFREGKINLLVATDVAARGLDISDVSHVFNYHIPFNPESYVHRIGRTGRAGKTGVAITLITPLEFKELKKIQDEVKQSLELEELPVQEESHNKIVQKILHTKINDKAVDIYNELMDKIDEPNAILKILSLMCENDRQSRLGPSQAEIAALQNKNTERRNGKQERGGGLRDRHSSRAPRSRSSRGGYRGRR, from the coding sequence ATGAATACAAAAAAGAATGTCAAAAAATCAGGATTTGAGGCTTTTGCCTTGAAACCACTTGTTTTGCGTGGAATCAAAGAAATGGGTTTCACGACACCTAGTCCTATCCAAGAACAGGCGATCCCATTGGCTTTGGAGGGGGAAGATGTCATCGCACAGGCTCAAACAGGGACAGGCAAAACAGCGGCGTTTGCGATACCTATCCTCAATCAGATCCAAAAAAGCGGTGAGATCGAGGCACTAGTCATCACACCGACAAGAGAACTTGCAATGCAGGTGAGCGATGAGATTTTCAAGCTAGGCAAGTTTTTGCGTGTCAAGACAATGTGCGTCTATGGGGGGCAATCCATCGGGCGTCAATGCGAATTGCTCAAAAACAAACCACAGGTTTTGGTCGCAACTCCCGGGAGACTGCTAGATCATCTCAAAAACGAGCGTATCCCCAACTTCACCCCCAAGATTGTGGTGCTTGATGAGGGCGATGAAATGCTGGATATGGGGTTTTTGGATGATGTTGAGGAGATATTTTCTTATTTGGCTTCCAATCGTCAAACTTTGCTTTTTTCTGCGACGATGCCCGCTCAAATCAAAAATTTGGCTCAAAGGATTCTCTATCAGCCACAGCATGTCAAAATCACTCCTGTGAATATCACCAACACCAACATCACGCAAAAATGCTATGTGGTCAATGAGGGGCATAGAGATGAGGCAATCGTGCGTTTGATTGATAGTCTCAACCCCCCCAAAAGTATCGTTTTTACCGCGACAAAGAGGGAGGCAGACACCCTTGCAGAGCATTTGAAAAAATGCAAACATCGCGTAAGTGCTTTGCACGGCGATATGGAGCAAAGGCAAAGGATGACAACGATTAGGGCGTTTCGTGAGGGGAAAATCAATCTATTGGTTGCGACTGATGTGGCAGCGCGTGGGCTAGACATCAGCGATGTGTCCCATGTGTTTAACTACCATATCCCATTCAATCCCGAAAGCTATGTGCATCGTATCGGCAGAACGGGTCGTGCGGGAAAAACAGGCGTGGCGATCACTTTGATCACGCCCCTTGAGTTCAAAGAGTTGAAAAAGATACAAGATGAAGTGAAGCAGTCTCTGGAGCTAGAGGAGCTTCCTGTGCAAGAGGAGAGCCACAACAAAATCGTGCAAAAAATACTCCACACCAAAATCAATGACAAAGCTGTGGATATTTACAATGAACTGATGGACAAAATCGATGAGCCCAATGCGATACTCAAAATCCTCTCTTTGATGTGTGAGAATGACAGGCAATCGCGTCTTGGACCAAGTCAAGCAGAGATTGCGGCATTGCAAAACAAAAACACAGAGAGACGCAATGGCAAACAAGAGAGAGGCGGTGGCTTGAGAGATAGACACTCCTCGCGTGCTCCTCGCAGTCGCTCATCAAGAGGTGGCTACAGAGGACGCCGTTGA
- the carA gene encoding glutamine-hydrolyzing carbamoyl-phosphate synthase small subunit encodes MKPAYIYLKNGLFIQATSFGVDGTRVAEVVFNTSMSGYQEVITDPSYAGQFITFTMPEIGIVGTNPQDCEREVSHAQGIFIRHYNPKLFSNFRATQSLQDFLIEQNIMGICDVDTRGLTATLRDCGAMMAIVSTEISSQQELQAILERSKSIEEHNYIPAVSTPTQKAHAKGRFDFAQMDYSTPQTRKCVVAIDFGAKDNILNELTEVGLQTIVIPHHFDADTLIQDYQSGKIHGVFLSNGPGDPMVLTQEIAEIKKLITAKIPIFGICLGHQLLSIAHGYPTEKLKFGHHGGNHPVKNLQTGRVEITAQNHNYSVTEKLLEVADATHINLFDGTIEGVRYKNAPIFSVQYHPESSPGPCDSKELFRAFAEML; translated from the coding sequence ATGAAACCCGCTTACATCTACCTCAAAAATGGTTTATTCATTCAAGCGACAAGCTTTGGGGTCGATGGCACAAGGGTGGCTGAAGTCGTTTTCAACACTTCAATGAGTGGCTATCAAGAAGTCATCACAGACCCAAGCTATGCAGGGCAATTCATCACATTCACAATGCCAGAGATTGGGATCGTAGGCACCAATCCGCAAGATTGTGAGAGAGAGGTGAGCCACGCTCAAGGGATTTTTATCCGTCATTACAACCCCAAACTTTTCTCAAACTTCCGTGCCACACAGAGTTTGCAGGACTTTCTCATCGAGCAAAACATCATGGGGATTTGCGATGTGGATACGCGAGGCTTGACAGCGACATTGCGTGATTGCGGGGCGATGATGGCGATCGTTTCTACAGAAATATCAAGCCAACAAGAGCTTCAAGCAATCCTTGAGCGATCCAAAAGTATCGAGGAGCACAACTATATCCCTGCAGTTTCCACGCCGACGCAAAAAGCACACGCCAAAGGTAGATTTGACTTCGCACAAATGGATTATTCGACACCGCAGACACGCAAGTGTGTCGTGGCGATTGATTTTGGTGCCAAAGACAACATCCTCAATGAACTCACCGAAGTGGGCTTACAAACGATCGTAATACCCCATCATTTTGACGCAGACACTCTCATCCAAGACTATCAATCAGGCAAAATCCACGGGGTTTTCCTATCAAATGGACCGGGAGATCCGATGGTTTTGACCCAAGAAATCGCAGAGATCAAGAAACTCATTACAGCCAAAATCCCAATCTTTGGGATTTGTTTGGGACACCAGCTCTTATCAATCGCTCACGGCTACCCCACAGAAAAGCTGAAATTCGGACACCACGGAGGCAACCACCCAGTCAAAAACCTCCAAACAGGACGCGTAGAGATCACAGCCCAAAATCACAATTATTCTGTCACGGAGAAGTTGTTGGAAGTGGCAGATGCTACACATATCAACCTTTTTGATGGCACGATTGAGGGAGTGCGTTACAAAAATGCACCGATTTTTTCTGTCCAATACCATCCAGAATCAAGTCCGGGTCCTTGTGATTCCAAAGAATTATTTAGAGCGTTTGCAGAAATGCTCTAA
- a CDS encoding autotransporter outer membrane beta-barrel domain-containing protein → MKFEQNINHTKMSETRSQPKPSTRSFSMNPNTKNLTRSFKPLIATSLALALSMSVASADPCPTNDSAVCYGSSESALDKYTQIQFNTDNSSALKPKYGSGTLQNINNLTFKFTQNGTNSETKDPNYIFNLATSNTTLKLLGVLDNGQWLDMNDGRGTITIDFGTNPPTPTSPRKAILDLQRKKGSNTATILKGGIEVKASNSNQDEVKATFAGNMEGSITITGQNTGNTLFTKVQTDFTFKSGSLIGDLAVKMVEGGQNFVFENGGITGDIKTEGLNGNSGITSLTNPISTTTNITFNSSNSKIIGKSGGGSPKGEIHAISDQKTKDANATNKILFVGNGEIGSSTIKTSITAGDPLQNQKGESRNLIQFQKEATLHLENLATYGKGEAKSYNILSLEGGENHTLNITNITATAGQNGSKTATAINLIGKGFLTPSNGNEAKNLRENITEAPTNANIASGTLTVGTIQTGQHGINKIFIQNLKITTKIESGISGNVSTSTNLINANNATIKTMLAQGGGINFIGQNIPNDKLNGDSTGDSAKGDFLSDTYAMQGQLQITEGISSESGGINNISFKAKGEIAAPIIGKNTTTNNAINKRANIYLNLKEASIASGINIIEGNINATASETINLKIKGVRNGSIKGDFIASGSEAKNIFTLTSSTLTLEGKFTETSNGENQATLTNSTLTIKNTEGTAGASTISNLTLNDSKLIIGNKGTQNTILKLISDENNHIDLRSGSLKEIETETKFNLLTFGGTGGTGLQANNLLFRVFADPNAPDATLGGVDSAGRDNTHAYSDRIKVESGKAGVHTIEVTAKPHKWGSIKYTEGKGTEEAGNIAVAIVKNNTGITFKGGSEVIGFETIQTTLKEVKNTDGNGKITGAQTTNYTTYFLSPLGYGGITQTSQDITASAMGSTYALYLANFNSLNKRMGELRDTTNAQGVWARVFNGSQSLNFGIQSQTIYTTIQAGYDYAVGFEGANNYIGFALSYANSTTKAKNVSEINGTNRGITSMTSNAIEFALYNAYVQNGASSLNGWSNGLYSDSILKFSYITSDAKLVGATASAMSNTAFTLSEEVGYRFLLGDQQWFITPQAEVAFGYLSRGNLNQKNGIYTLNSTQENIITLSNRIGSDVGYTFDIPKEKGFQAKLYLGTYFVYDYLIGGEINSRTGIGTQSVLTPFTSSAKGVINVGTNLEVKDNTRIYFDFERSFGGKVVTDYQINLGVRYGFGEKGGGVKVEKGRGAEQVEKDKTTETETNKAPLKVQGDM, encoded by the coding sequence ATGAAATTTGAACAAAACATCAATCACACAAAAATGAGCGAAACCCGCTCACAACCAAAACCTAGCACAAGGAGTTTCTCTATGAATCCAAACACAAAAAATCTAACCCGATCTTTCAAGCCCCTCATTGCCACTTCACTAGCACTGGCATTAAGTATGAGTGTAGCGAGTGCAGATCCTTGTCCTACAAATGATAGTGCAGTTTGCTATGGAAGCAGCGAAAGTGCATTAGACAAATACACTCAGATACAATTTAACACGGACAATTCATCAGCTCTTAAACCCAAATATGGTAGTGGGACACTTCAAAATATCAATAATTTAACTTTCAAGTTCACTCAAAATGGAACAAATTCGGAAACAAAGGATCCTAATTACATTTTCAATTTAGCCACAAGCAACACAACCCTTAAGCTCCTTGGTGTGCTTGATAATGGACAATGGCTTGATATGAATGATGGCAGAGGCACAATCACTATAGATTTTGGGACAAATCCCCCTACACCAACCTCCCCTCGCAAAGCTATTTTGGATTTGCAAAGGAAAAAAGGTTCCAACACAGCTACAATCTTAAAAGGCGGTATCGAAGTCAAAGCAAGCAATAGCAATCAAGATGAAGTTAAAGCAACCTTTGCAGGAAATATGGAGGGGAGTATCACTATCACAGGACAAAATACTGGCAATACACTATTTACAAAAGTTCAAACAGATTTTACATTTAAGAGTGGCAGTTTAATAGGAGATCTAGCAGTCAAAATGGTAGAAGGGGGACAAAATTTTGTTTTTGAAAATGGAGGGATTACAGGAGATATCAAAACTGAAGGATTAAATGGAAATAGTGGTATTACTTCACTTACTAATCCTATAAGCACAACTACCAACATCACCTTCAACAGCTCAAATAGTAAAATTATAGGAAAGAGTGGAGGAGGTAGTCCCAAAGGAGAGATTCACGCCATATCAGACCAAAAGACCAAAGATGCCAACGCTACCAACAAAATCCTTTTTGTAGGCAATGGAGAAATCGGAAGTAGCACAATCAAAACCTCTATCACAGCAGGAGATCCGTTACAAAATCAAAAAGGAGAATCACGAAATCTCATTCAATTTCAAAAAGAAGCAACACTTCATCTTGAAAATTTAGCAACATACGGCAAGGGCGAGGCAAAAAGTTATAATATCCTTAGCTTAGAGGGGGGAGAAAACCACACTCTCAATATCACCAACATCACTGCAACAGCAGGGCAAAATGGCAGCAAAACTGCGACAGCAATCAATCTCATTGGCAAGGGATTCTTAACTCCAAGCAATGGAAATGAAGCTAAAAACTTGAGAGAAAATATCACTGAAGCACCCACCAATGCCAACATCGCCTCAGGCACACTCACCGTTGGCACAATACAAACAGGACAACACGGTATCAACAAAATTTTTATCCAAAATCTAAAAATCACAACCAAAATAGAATCTGGAATTAGCGGAAATGTTTCTACTAGCACCAATCTTATCAATGCAAACAATGCCACTATCAAAACAATGCTTGCACAAGGTGGTGGTATTAACTTCATCGGACAAAACATTCCAAACGATAAATTAAATGGGGATTCCACAGGAGATTCCGCAAAAGGAGATTTTCTCTCTGATACATACGCAATGCAAGGGCAACTTCAAATCACAGAGGGGATTTCTAGTGAAAGTGGAGGAATCAACAATATCTCTTTTAAAGCCAAAGGAGAGATTGCAGCCCCTATTATTGGAAAAAACACTACCACTAACAATGCAATCAACAAAAGAGCAAATATTTATCTCAATCTAAAAGAGGCAAGCATTGCAAGTGGAATAAATATTATTGAAGGGAATATTAATGCAACTGCTAGCGAAACAATCAACCTCAAAATCAAAGGAGTAAGGAATGGAAGTATTAAGGGTGATTTTATTGCAAGTGGCAGTGAAGCCAAAAACATTTTCACTCTTACTTCAAGCACCCTTACTCTAGAAGGTAAATTTACAGAAACTAGCAATGGAGAGAATCAAGCAACCCTTACCAACTCAACACTCACTATAAAAAACACAGAAGGCACTGCTGGTGCTAGCACAATAAGCAATCTAACGCTTAATGATTCAAAACTCATCATCGGCAACAAAGGCACACAGAACACTATCCTAAAACTTATTAGCGATGAAAACAATCATATTGATTTGAGAAGTGGAAGTCTCAAAGAAATAGAAACAGAGACAAAATTCAATCTTTTAACTTTTGGTGGGACAGGTGGCACAGGACTTCAAGCAAACAATTTGCTTTTCAGAGTCTTCGCAGATCCCAACGCACCTGACGCAACACTTGGGGGAGTGGATTCGGCAGGTAGAGATAACACTCACGCCTATTCTGATCGTATCAAAGTAGAATCAGGCAAAGCAGGAGTGCATACCATAGAAGTTACAGCCAAGCCACACAAATGGGGCTCTATCAAATACACAGAGGGCAAAGGCACAGAGGAAGCAGGCAACATCGCAGTGGCAATAGTGAAAAATAACACAGGTATCACTTTCAAAGGTGGCTCTGAAGTCATCGGCTTTGAAACGATACAAACCACTCTCAAAGAAGTGAAAAACACAGATGGAAATGGCAAGATTACTGGTGCTCAAACTACAAACTACACCACCTACTTCCTCTCCCCTCTAGGTTATGGTGGCATCACCCAAACAAGCCAAGACATCACAGCTTCTGCTATGGGTTCTACTTATGCTCTTTATCTTGCTAATTTCAATTCTTTGAATAAAAGAATGGGAGAGCTAAGAGATACTACAAATGCTCAAGGAGTATGGGCTAGAGTGTTTAATGGTTCTCAAAGCTTAAACTTTGGTATCCAATCTCAAACAATCTATACAACCATTCAAGCAGGTTATGATTATGCTGTAGGCTTTGAGGGAGCTAATAACTACATAGGGTTTGCTCTCTCTTATGCCAACTCTACTACAAAAGCAAAGAATGTGAGTGAAATCAATGGAACTAATAGAGGGATCACTTCTATGACTTCCAATGCCATAGAGTTTGCTCTCTATAATGCCTATGTGCAAAATGGTGCTTCTTCTCTCAATGGGTGGAGCAATGGTTTGTATAGTGATAGCATTCTCAAGTTTAGCTATATCACAAGTGATGCGAAGCTAGTAGGAGCGACAGCAAGTGCTATGAGTAACACTGCTTTCACTCTAAGTGAGGAAGTGGGTTATCGTTTCTTGCTAGGAGATCAGCAATGGTTTATCACTCCTCAAGCAGAAGTGGCATTTGGATACCTCAGTCGTGGTAATCTCAATCAAAAGAATGGGATCTATACACTCAATAGCACTCAAGAAAACATCATCACTCTAAGCAATAGGATAGGTTCTGATGTTGGATATACATTTGATATTCCAAAAGAAAAAGGATTCCAAGCAAAGCTTTATCTAGGGACTTACTTTGTTTATGATTATCTTATCGGTGGAGAGATTAATTCTAGAACAGGTATAGGAACTCAAAGTGTTCTCACTCCTTTCACTTCTTCTGCAAAAGGAGTGATCAATGTAGGGACAAATCTTGAAGTCAAAGACAATACTAGAATCTACTTTGATTTTGAGAGAAGTTTTGGAGGCAAAGTAGTGACAGACTATCAGATCAATCTAGGAGTGAGATATGGGTTTGGGGAGAAAGGGGGAGGGGTGAAAGTAGAAAAAGGTAGAGGAGCAGAGCAAGTAGAAAAAGACAAAACCACAGAAACAGAAACAAACAAAGCTCCTTTGAAAGTGCAAGGGGATATGTAG